In a single window of the Cucumis melo cultivar AY chromosome 11, USDA_Cmelo_AY_1.0, whole genome shotgun sequence genome:
- the LOC103499015 gene encoding arginase 1, mitochondrial — protein sequence MSVLGRRGIHYFQKLNSANIPSALIEKGQNRVIEASLTLIRERAKLKGELVRALGGAVASASLLGVPLGHNSSFLQGPAFAPPRIREAIWCGSTNPTTEEGKELTDPRVLTDVGDVPVQEIRDCGVDDERLMKVVSESVKLVMEEDPLRPLVLGGDHSISYPVIRAVSEKLGGQVDILHLDAHPDNYDAYEGNYFSHASSFARIMEGGYARRLLQVGIRSISQEGRDQCKRFGVELYEMRTFSRDREYLENLKLGEGVKGVYVSIDVDSLDPAFAPGVSHIEPGGLSFRDVMNIVQNLKGDIVGADVVEFNPQRDTVDGMTAMVAAKLVRELTAKIAK from the exons ATGTCAGTGTTGGGACGGAGAGGAATTCATTACTTTCAGAAACTAAATTCTGCAAATATTCCCTCCGCATTGATTGAGAAGGGTCAGAATCGTGTTATTGAAGCATCTCTAACACTCATTCGTGAGAGAGCGAAGCTCAAG GGTGAGCTTGTGCGTGCTCTAGGAGGTGCTGTAGCATCAGCTTCTCTTCTTGGAGTTCCTTTAGGACATAATTCATCATTTCTTCAAGGTCCAGCCTTTGCACCTCCTCGGATCAGGGAGGCAATCTGGTGCGGGAGCACAAATCCAACTACAGAAGAAG GGAAAGAACTTACTGACCCAAGAGTGCTGACTGATGTTGGCGATGTCCCTGTCCAAGAGATCAGGGACTGTGGCGTAGATGATGAAAGATTGATGAAAGTTGTGAGCGAGTCTGTAAAGCTGGTGATGGAAGAG GATCCACTACGCCCATTGGTTTTAGGAGGCGACCACTCTATATCTTACCCTGTTATCAGAGCAGTATCTGAGAAGCTTGGGGGCCAAGTAGATATTCTTCATCTAGATGCCCATCCTGATAATTATGATGCTTATGAAGGAAACTATTTTTCGCATGCTTCTTCTTTTGCACGAATCATGGAAGGTGGTTATGCCAGGCGACTTTTGCAG gTTGGTATAAGATCAATATCACAAGAAGGACGAGACCAGTGCAAAAGATTTGGAGTGGAGCTATATGAAATGCGAACCTTTTCAAGAGATCGTGAATATTTAGAAAATTTG AAATTGGGAGAGGGCGTAAAAGGTGTTTATGTTTCAATAGATGTCGACTCTTTGGATCCAGCATTTGCTCCGGGAGTGTCTCATATTGAACCAGGAGGTTTATCTTTCCGTGATGTTATGAACATCGTCCAGAATCTCAAAGGGGATATTGTGGGTGCGGATGTTGTTGAGTTCAACCCTCAGCGAGACACTGTCGATGGGATGACAGCCATGGTTGCTGCTAAGTTGGTAAGAGAACTCACGGCTAAGATAGCAAAGTGA